In one window of Arachis ipaensis cultivar K30076 chromosome B06, Araip1.1, whole genome shotgun sequence DNA:
- the LOC110264192 gene encoding uncharacterized protein LOC110264192: MSGMVKNPDRLFFRCPKFKTEKWHCNFFAWLDDYVSSCGEDANKAVSFGASKQKQNRLEGHGYVVDNKVNELEKILIGLEDQLDYCRLKMGESRCIRYGFDLLAFFSGVVIASLFRASV; encoded by the exons ATGTCAGGGATGGTGAAGAATCCAGACAGATTATTCTTTCGCTGCCCAAAATTCAAG ACTGAAAAATGGCATTGCAACTTCTTTGCATGGCTAGATGATTATGTATCTTCATGTGGTGAGGATGCTAACAAGGCTGTCTCATTTGGGGCATCAAAGCAGAAGCAGAATCGATTGGAAGGCCATGGTTATGTGGTGGATAACAAAGTTAATGAGTTGGAGAAAATATTAATTGGTTTGGAGGATCAATTAGATTACTGTAGACTGAAAATGGGTGAAAGTAGATGTATTAGGTATGGGTTTGATTTGTTAGCATTTTTTAGTGGGGTTGTAATTGCAAGCTTGTTTAGAGCAAGTGTGTAG